Within Schumannella luteola, the genomic segment GACCCAGCGCACGAGCTCCTCGGCGCGGCTGTCGACCAGCCAGGCCGGATCGGACATGACGGGGCGGCTGCGCAGCTGCCCGAGCCGGTCGATCTCGTGGCCGATGAAGCCGCTCACCCGCAGCTGGATGCGGCCGCGGGCCTGCTGCACGCGCGCCAGCTCCTCGCTGACGTCGGGCACGACGCGCTTCGCCGCATCCGTCGGCGTGGAGGCCCGCAGGTCGGCGACCTCGTCGAGCAGCGGCCGGTCGTTCTCGTGACCGATCGCGCTGACGATCGGCGTCTGCGCCGCGGCGGCCGTGCGCACGAGCGTCTCGTCGCTGAACACGAGCAGGTTCTGGAAGTCGCCGCCGCCGCGCGCGACGATGATGACGTCGACCTCGGGATCGGCATCCAGCTCGCGGATGCGCGCCGCGACCTCGCTCGCGGCGCGCTCGCCCTGCACGGCCGAGTGCTTGACCCGGAAGCTCACGCTCGGCCAGCGCAGCTGCGCGTTGCGCAGCACGTCCTTCTCGGCGTCGGAGTCCTTGCCGGTGACGAGCCCGATGCAGTGCGGCAGGAAGGGCAGGCGCTTCTTGCGCGACGCGTCGAAGAGGCCTTCCTCGATCAGCTGACGACGCAGCCGCTCGAGCCGCTCGAGCAGGTCGCCGAGGCCGACGTGCTTGAGCTGCAGCACGTTCATCGTGAGCGTGCCGCCGCGCAGCCACCAGTCGGGCTTGACGAGGGCGACGACGCGGTCGCCCTGCTTGAAGTCGGCGTCGAGCTTGGCGCGCGTGCTGGCCCACATCTGCAGCGAGACCGTCGCATCCTGCTCAAGGTCTTTGAGCTTCGCGTAGACGGCTCCGCCGCGCACGTTCCACTGCGTCAGCTCGCCCTCGACCCACACGGCGCCGAGGCGCGCGATGTAGTCCTTGATCTTGCTCGACAGCACCGAGACCGGCCACGGCGACTCGGCCGAGGGGGCAATGGATGCGGGGGCGGCGTCGTTCGCGGCGGCGGGGGCGTCCGTCATGCCCGTCAGGCTACGGGAGGCCGCGGACAGCCGGCCGCGCGCGGGCCCAGCACGCACCCGCGCGGGACGCCGATCGGGCGGCCAGGTGACGTCCGGGCGACGCTCGTAGAATCACAGGGTGTCCGGCATCACCAACGGCGCCCCCGGCGTCGATCTCGCTCCGCCGCGCCTGCCGTCGCAGCGCGAGCCGCTCCTCGACCTCCCCGTCGCCGGGTCGAAGCGGGTGCTGCTCGCCGCGCCGCGCGGCTACTGCGCCGGCGTCGACCGCGCCGTGATCGCCGTCGAGAAGGCGCTCGACCACTACGGCGCCCCCGTCTACGTGCGCAAGCAGATCGTGCACAACGTGCACGTGGTCAGCGAGCTCGAGAAGCGCGGCGCGATCTTCGTCGACCAGCTCGACGAGGTGCCGATGGGCTCGCACGTCGTTTTCAGCGCCCACGGCGTCTCGCCGATGGTCAAGGCCGAGGCGACCGAGCGCGAGCTGCAGGCGATCGACGCGACCTGCCCTCTGGTGACGAAGGTGCACCGCGAGGCGCTGCGATTCGCCAAGCAGGATGCGCGCATCCTGCTCGTCGGCCACGCCGGCCACGAAGAGGTCGAGGGCACGATGGGCCACGCGCCCGAGCGCACGATCCTCATCGACAGCCCCGAGTCGGCGGACACGGTCGAGGTGCCCGACACCGACAACCTCGTCTGGATCTCGCAGACCACCCTCAGCGTCGACGAGACGATGGAGACGGTGCGCCGGCT encodes:
- a CDS encoding 4-hydroxy-3-methylbut-2-enyl diphosphate reductase, which translates into the protein MSGITNGAPGVDLAPPRLPSQREPLLDLPVAGSKRVLLAAPRGYCAGVDRAVIAVEKALDHYGAPVYVRKQIVHNVHVVSELEKRGAIFVDQLDEVPMGSHVVFSAHGVSPMVKAEATERELQAIDATCPLVTKVHREALRFAKQDARILLVGHAGHEEVEGTMGHAPERTILIDSPESADTVEVPDTDNLVWISQTTLSVDETMETVRRLRVRFPHLQDPPSDDICYATQNRQVAIKKVAKDADLVIVVGSANSSNSVRLVEVALEYGAKAAYRVDYADEVQQAWLEGVRTIGVTSGASVPEVLVQELLTDLAQAGYGEVEEVRTAEEDLMFSLPKELRRDVDGNADARALGGRGRA
- the xseA gene encoding exodeoxyribonuclease VII large subunit, coding for MTDAPAAANDAAPASIAPSAESPWPVSVLSSKIKDYIARLGAVWVEGELTQWNVRGGAVYAKLKDLEQDATVSLQMWASTRAKLDADFKQGDRVVALVKPDWWLRGGTLTMNVLQLKHVGLGDLLERLERLRRQLIEEGLFDASRKKRLPFLPHCIGLVTGKDSDAEKDVLRNAQLRWPSVSFRVKHSAVQGERAASEVAARIRELDADPEVDVIIVARGGGDFQNLLVFSDETLVRTAAAAQTPIVSAIGHENDRPLLDEVADLRASTPTDAAKRVVPDVSEELARVQQARGRIQLRVSGFIGHEIDRLGQLRSRPVMSDPAWLVDSRAEELVRWVARGSELMDHRLERATARIGELTGHLRALSPKRTLERGYAIAQLPDGRALRSIEDAPLGSALRVTVADGAVAATVDGVEAAERAEGRG